From the Harpia harpyja isolate bHarHar1 chromosome 16, bHarHar1 primary haplotype, whole genome shotgun sequence genome, one window contains:
- the LOC128153108 gene encoding olfactory receptor 1052-like isoform X1 produces MSLARLAGGNHTTVTQFILLGLTSEPKLQTPLFMMFLMIYLITLMGNLGLITLIKTNPRLHTPMYFFLCNLSVIDLCYSSIFSPKLLIGFLVEKKTISYSACFVQHFFFLVFVTTEVLLLAVMAYDRYVAICNPLLYTISMPKRVCVQLVAGSYVGGILNSLIQTCCLLPLPFCGPNVINHYFCDTNPLLKLTCSDDHLNELLLVAFNGTISMSVLFIIIISYVYILISILRIRSVKGRHKAFSTCASHLLTVTLFYVPAGLSHMQPGSKYSLEMEKVTAVFYTLVVPMLNPLIYSLRNKEVKDALRKATANNILGSCLLTKLTPNS; encoded by the exons ATGAGCCTTGCACGGTtagctgggg GCAATCACACCACCGTGACCCAGTTCATCCTCCTAGGACTGACAAGTGAGCCTAAGCTGCAGACTCCTCTCTTCATGATGTTCTTAATGATTTATCTCATCACCCTGATGGGCAATCTTGGGCTGATCACATTGATCAAGACAAACCCCCGGCTGCACActcccatgtacttcttcctctgcAATCTGTCTGTCATTGATCTTTGCTACTCCTCCATCTTTTCGCCAAAGCTGCTTATTGGTTTTTTGgtggaaaagaaaaccatttcttaCTCTGCCTGCTTTGtccagcatttctttttccttgtgtttgtGACCACAGAGGTGCTCTTGCTGGCTGTGATGGCATACGACCGCTACGTAGCCATTTGCAACCCACTGCTTTACACTATTTCTATGCCCAAGAGAGTCTGCGTTCAGCTGGTGGCCGGGTCATACGTCGGGGGGATTTTGAACTCACTAATCCAAACGTGTTGCTTGCTGCCGTTGCCTTTTTGTGGACCCAACGTCATCAACCATTACTTCTGTGACACTAACCCTCTGCTGAAACTCACCTGCTCTGATGACCACCTCAATGAGCTTTTGCTTGTAGCCTTCAATGGGACCATTTCCATGTCTGtgctcttcatcatcatcatctcatACGTGTACATCCTCATCTCCATCCTGAGGATTAGGTCTGTCAAAGGAAGGCACAAAGCCTTCTCCACCTGTGCCTCCCACCTCCTGACCGTTACCTTGTTCTACGTGCCCGCGGGGCTGAGCCACATGCAGCCGGGCTCCAAGTACTCGCTGGAGATGGAGAAAGTCACCGCCGTGTTTTATACCCTGGTCGTCCCTATGCTCAACCCTCTGATCTACAGCTTGAGGAACAAGGAGGTGAAGGATGCACTTAGAAAAGCAACCGCAAATAACATTTTGGGGAGTTGCCTGCTGACCAAACTGACCCCAAACAGTTGA
- the LOC128153108 gene encoding olfactory receptor 1052-like isoform X2 — protein MVQGNHTTVTQFILLGLTSEPKLQTPLFMMFLMIYLITLMGNLGLITLIKTNPRLHTPMYFFLCNLSVIDLCYSSIFSPKLLIGFLVEKKTISYSACFVQHFFFLVFVTTEVLLLAVMAYDRYVAICNPLLYTISMPKRVCVQLVAGSYVGGILNSLIQTCCLLPLPFCGPNVINHYFCDTNPLLKLTCSDDHLNELLLVAFNGTISMSVLFIIIISYVYILISILRIRSVKGRHKAFSTCASHLLTVTLFYVPAGLSHMQPGSKYSLEMEKVTAVFYTLVVPMLNPLIYSLRNKEVKDALRKATANNILGSCLLTKLTPNS, from the coding sequence ATGGTTCAAGGCAATCACACCACCGTGACCCAGTTCATCCTCCTAGGACTGACAAGTGAGCCTAAGCTGCAGACTCCTCTCTTCATGATGTTCTTAATGATTTATCTCATCACCCTGATGGGCAATCTTGGGCTGATCACATTGATCAAGACAAACCCCCGGCTGCACActcccatgtacttcttcctctgcAATCTGTCTGTCATTGATCTTTGCTACTCCTCCATCTTTTCGCCAAAGCTGCTTATTGGTTTTTTGgtggaaaagaaaaccatttcttaCTCTGCCTGCTTTGtccagcatttctttttccttgtgtttgtGACCACAGAGGTGCTCTTGCTGGCTGTGATGGCATACGACCGCTACGTAGCCATTTGCAACCCACTGCTTTACACTATTTCTATGCCCAAGAGAGTCTGCGTTCAGCTGGTGGCCGGGTCATACGTCGGGGGGATTTTGAACTCACTAATCCAAACGTGTTGCTTGCTGCCGTTGCCTTTTTGTGGACCCAACGTCATCAACCATTACTTCTGTGACACTAACCCTCTGCTGAAACTCACCTGCTCTGATGACCACCTCAATGAGCTTTTGCTTGTAGCCTTCAATGGGACCATTTCCATGTCTGtgctcttcatcatcatcatctcatACGTGTACATCCTCATCTCCATCCTGAGGATTAGGTCTGTCAAAGGAAGGCACAAAGCCTTCTCCACCTGTGCCTCCCACCTCCTGACCGTTACCTTGTTCTACGTGCCCGCGGGGCTGAGCCACATGCAGCCGGGCTCCAAGTACTCGCTGGAGATGGAGAAAGTCACCGCCGTGTTTTATACCCTGGTCGTCCCTATGCTCAACCCTCTGATCTACAGCTTGAGGAACAAGGAGGTGAAGGATGCACTTAGAAAAGCAACCGCAAATAACATTTTGGGGAGTTGCCTGCTGACCAAACTGACCCCAAACAGTTGA